A part of Lacinutrix sp. 5H-3-7-4 genomic DNA contains:
- a CDS encoding YihY/virulence factor BrkB family protein, whose translation MSDSKKFKLIQLPKLLAKAGSSWFKGKPFERSAIVAYYAILSLPALIIIILNIVGGIWGRDIVQGELLNEITKAIGPDTAESIRLMIVQKGSETTSVFATIVGVGTLIYGSTGVFFQLQSALDNIWESESNFENSIVATIVSRLKSFGFILIIGFLLLTSFILTSLLSTFNKRLENILPENLLDFLFIFDFLISIGFIYLLFAAMFKFLPSAKISWKTVKVGALLTTVLFLIGKYLLAIYFSEMEPGSTYGAAGSIILIMLWVSYSSLILLFGAHFTKIYSDEYVNKKDVSNLLNKALKS comes from the coding sequence ATGAGTGATTCCAAAAAATTTAAACTTATTCAATTACCAAAACTACTAGCAAAAGCTGGTAGTTCTTGGTTTAAAGGCAAACCTTTTGAGCGTAGTGCAATAGTAGCTTACTATGCAATACTATCTTTACCTGCATTAATAATTATTATTTTAAATATTGTTGGCGGTATTTGGGGAAGAGATATTGTGCAAGGCGAGTTATTAAACGAAATTACAAAAGCAATTGGTCCAGATACGGCAGAGTCTATACGATTAATGATTGTGCAAAAAGGTAGTGAAACGACATCGGTTTTTGCTACTATTGTTGGTGTTGGTACGCTAATTTACGGTTCTACAGGTGTGTTTTTTCAGTTGCAATCTGCTTTAGATAATATTTGGGAAAGCGAATCAAACTTTGAAAATAGTATTGTAGCAACAATTGTAAGTCGATTAAAAAGCTTTGGTTTCATTTTAATTATAGGGTTCTTGTTACTAACAAGTTTTATTTTAACCTCATTATTAAGTACCTTTAATAAACGCCTAGAAAATATTTTACCAGAAAATCTATTAGATTTCTTATTCATATTCGATTTTTTAATATCTATTGGTTTTATCTACTTGCTATTTGCTGCTATGTTTAAGTTTTTACCATCAGCAAAAATAAGTTGGAAAACCGTAAAAGTAGGAGCTTTGTTAACTACCGTTCTTTTTTTAATTGGCAAATATTTATTAGCTATTTATTTTAGTGAAATGGAACCTGGTTCAACTTATGGTGCTGCAGGATCCATAATTTTAATTATGTTATGGGTTTCATATTCTTCATTAATACTATTATTTGGAGCTCATTTTACTAAAATATATTCAGATGAATATGTAAATAAAAAAGATGTTTCAAATCTTTTAAATAAAGCACTAAAATCATAA
- a CDS encoding DUF1566 domain-containing protein, producing MDEIYKIITSSAFSIVAPLILGVLASWYISKHFFQKKQPSILQLAKRLKTTNFGNYYNLTQEIDIRVIDTKYFGKWHIKTNGTVTDTKHYLCWIRAPWGTKWNGNAFEGKPIAVNWRDASSLFGEGIYREYYKNTKEVDCLDIDINSHNYKKGNCEVAFANNSNWRLPTSLELETLHYKNAIEVNNRNEYSNALLALKTELFPGFKVNSKNYNVWSADQAGSNCAWISNELYCQSDEKIDSKFHILFVRTVSAIEIENERKLILKKRIS from the coding sequence ATGGATGAAATTTATAAAATTATTACTTCAAGTGCTTTTTCAATTGTAGCACCTTTAATTTTAGGGGTTTTAGCATCTTGGTATATTTCGAAACATTTTTTTCAAAAAAAACAGCCTTCAATATTACAGTTAGCAAAGCGATTAAAAACCACCAATTTTGGTAATTATTATAATCTTACTCAAGAAATTGATATACGCGTAATAGACACCAAGTATTTTGGTAAATGGCATATAAAAACTAATGGAACAGTTACAGATACTAAACATTATTTATGTTGGATTCGGGCGCCTTGGGGAACCAAATGGAACGGCAATGCATTTGAAGGAAAGCCAATAGCTGTTAATTGGAGAGATGCAAGTAGTCTTTTTGGTGAAGGTATTTATAGAGAATATTATAAAAATACCAAAGAAGTTGATTGCCTTGATATTGATATTAATTCACATAATTATAAAAAAGGAAACTGCGAAGTGGCTTTTGCAAACAATAGCAATTGGAGATTACCAACATCTCTAGAGTTAGAAACATTACACTATAAAAATGCTATAGAAGTAAATAATAGAAATGAATACTCTAATGCGTTATTAGCACTTAAAACAGAATTGTTTCCTGGTTTTAAAGTAAATTCAAAAAATTATAATGTTTGGAGTGCAGACCAAGCAGGCTCTAATTGTGCCTGGATTTCAAATGAGTTATACTGCCAATCTGATGAAAAGATTGACAGTAAATTTCATATACTTTTTGTTAGAACAGTTAGCGCTATTGAAATTGAAAACGAACGAAAACTAATTTTAAAAAAACGGATAAGTTAA
- a CDS encoding DEAD/DEAH box helicase, with product MGISKNDIKSQKQILAKLNIEALNPMQEEAQLSINSTANTVLLSPTGTGKTVAFLLPTIAELDANVENIQLLILVPSRELAIQIEQVIREMGTGFKANAVYGGRPFSKDKIELAHAPAILIGTPGRVADHLRRETFIIEDIKTLVLDEFDKSLEIGFEKEMSEILASLPNIKRRVLTSATQDMEIPKFVGLENEITIDYLDTKISNLEIKKVISPDKNKLQTLVDLIHQIGNKPGIIFCNFKDTIQFVSDFLEDNNIPHGTFYGGLEQIERERALIKFRNGTHQIIIATDLAARGLDIPELNFIIHYQLPLKAEEFTHRNGRTARMNAKGTAYVLQWENEYLPEFITTSQIEKLNGKHSNINSNWSTLFISGGRKDKISKGDIAGLFFKQGNLERNELGVIELKQDCAFVAVPKSKVNSIITSTNNTRLKKKKVRVTLI from the coding sequence ATGGGCATTAGTAAAAACGACATTAAATCTCAAAAACAAATTCTTGCTAAACTAAATATAGAAGCGTTAAATCCTATGCAGGAAGAGGCACAGCTATCTATAAACTCTACAGCAAATACAGTGTTGTTATCGCCTACAGGAACTGGTAAAACGGTTGCATTTTTGTTACCAACCATTGCAGAGTTAGATGCCAATGTAGAAAATATACAATTACTAATCTTGGTACCTTCTAGAGAATTAGCAATACAAATAGAACAAGTTATTCGTGAAATGGGAACAGGATTTAAAGCAAATGCTGTTTATGGAGGAAGACCTTTTTCTAAAGATAAAATAGAATTAGCTCATGCGCCGGCAATTTTAATAGGAACTCCAGGACGTGTTGCCGATCATTTAAGGCGTGAAACTTTTATAATTGAAGATATAAAAACTTTAGTTTTAGATGAATTTGATAAATCTCTAGAAATTGGATTCGAAAAAGAAATGAGTGAAATTCTTGCCAGCTTACCAAACATAAAAAGGCGTGTTTTAACCTCAGCAACTCAGGATATGGAAATTCCTAAATTTGTTGGTTTAGAAAATGAAATTACTATTGATTATTTGGATACTAAAATTTCAAATTTAGAAATTAAAAAAGTGATTTCTCCAGATAAAAATAAGCTTCAAACCTTAGTAGATTTAATACACCAAATAGGAAATAAGCCAGGAATAATATTTTGTAATTTTAAAGATACAATACAATTTGTAAGTGATTTTTTAGAAGATAATAATATTCCGCACGGTACATTTTATGGTGGTTTAGAACAAATTGAAAGAGAACGTGCTCTTATAAAATTTAGAAACGGAACACATCAAATAATAATAGCAACAGATTTGGCAGCACGCGGTTTAGATATTCCAGAACTAAACTTTATCATTCATTATCAACTACCATTAAAAGCTGAAGAGTTTACACATAGAAATGGTAGAACTGCTAGAATGAATGCAAAAGGAACAGCTTATGTTTTACAATGGGAAAATGAATATTTACCAGAATTTATAACAACTTCTCAAATTGAAAAATTAAACGGAAAACATTCAAACATAAACAGTAATTGGTCAACATTATTTATTTCTGGAGGAAGAAAAGATAAAATTTCTAAAGGTGATATTGCGGGTTTATTTTTTAAACAAGGTAACCTGGAAAGAAACGAGTTAGGTGTTATAGAACTTAAACAAGACTGTGCATTTGTAGCAGTTCCAAAATCTAAAGTAAATAGCATTATTACAAGTACAAACAATACGCGTTTAAAAAAGAAAAAAGTTAGAGTAACACTTATTTAA
- a CDS encoding type IX secretion system membrane protein PorP/SprF — translation MKKLALYIVLFIVSNSYAQELNLPVWTQYLADNDFVISPTYAGIGDNLRIRANGLTQWVGIKNAPDNQALYADFRIANRSGVGITLYNDKNGNTRQKGAKFSFAQHLVLDSKSQQYLSFGLSYNINSFKIDIENFEGTEEMPIVDPSITDDRSINNNNFDVGILYRYKMFYLSLNANNILEKDIDAFTGIEPSKLLNFQGYTGYIIQTKKNTEIEPSIFYQRYNNDGRSSTDINFKYRKFNRKGDYYWIGASYRFLNDQIGKPLNIGPMAGVMKSGFYLAYSYQMTINDLSGYNSGTHSVTIGIDFLQGMSDCPCTQGTSWRKYRGAGLNKKN, via the coding sequence ATGAAAAAACTAGCATTATATATCGTTCTTTTTATTGTTTCTAATAGTTACGCACAAGAACTTAATTTACCTGTTTGGACACAATATTTAGCAGATAATGATTTTGTAATCTCTCCTACTTATGCAGGAATTGGAGATAATTTAAGAATTAGGGCTAATGGATTAACACAATGGGTTGGTATTAAAAACGCTCCAGACAATCAAGCACTTTATGCAGATTTTAGAATTGCTAATCGTTCTGGAGTTGGTATTACTTTGTACAATGATAAAAATGGAAATACAAGACAAAAAGGAGCTAAATTTTCTTTTGCTCAACACCTTGTATTAGATTCAAAATCTCAACAATATTTATCTTTTGGTTTATCATACAATATAAATAGTTTTAAAATTGATATTGAAAATTTTGAAGGTACAGAAGAAATGCCAATTGTAGATCCCAGTATAACAGATGATAGATCTATAAACAACAATAACTTTGATGTTGGAATATTGTATAGATATAAAATGTTTTATTTAAGTCTTAATGCAAATAATATTTTAGAAAAAGACATTGATGCTTTTACAGGAATTGAACCAAGTAAACTTTTAAATTTTCAAGGTTACACAGGTTATATTATTCAAACTAAAAAAAATACCGAAATAGAACCTTCTATTTTTTACCAAAGGTATAATAATGATGGACGTTCTAGTACAGACATTAATTTTAAATACAGAAAATTTAATCGTAAAGGAGATTATTACTGGATTGGAGCTTCTTATCGTTTTTTAAACGATCAAATTGGAAAACCTTTAAATATTGGACCTATGGCAGGCGTAATGAAAAGTGGTTTTTACTTAGCCTATTCGTACCAAATGACTATAAATGATTTATCTGGATATAATTCTGGAACACATTCTGTTACCATTGGTATAGATTTTCTACAAGGCATGAGTGATTGCCCATGTACTCAAGGAACAAGTTGGAGAAAATACAGAGGCGCTGGTTTAAACAAAAAAAATTAA
- a CDS encoding NAD-dependent succinate-semialdehyde dehydrogenase gives MERDTEKGFKTINPATEQVIKSYTYMSKEEALKAVENCNSAFLNWKTESLEDRAKIIKAIGEKLKANKDDLANLMTTEMGKLVKQSHQEIELCAGICEYTATQGLKKLEDEERELPNGGKGIITYSPLGVIYGIQPWNFPLYQVIRYAIVNLMAGNGVLLKHAKNVTGCALKIQEIFKEAGLPENLFTVLIIDHGTSDEIIKNDFVRGVTLTGSSGAGRKVAENAGKALKKTVLELGSNDAYLVLDDANIEKAVKTCVQGRVYNNGETCVAAKRFIVVESVYEDFKKGFVEAISNVTYGDPMDSNSKIGPMAREDLRDKIHDQVKESIDKGAKALCGGEIPEEKGYYYPSTVLDNVTPGQPAYDDELFGPVASLIKAKDNEDAMRIANDSRFGLGGGIFTEDEDKAIDLAKNHFDTGMVNINSFGLAHPNMPFGGIKNSGYGREHGGFGIHEFVNTKSILLNNKK, from the coding sequence ATGGAAAGAGATACTGAAAAAGGGTTTAAAACAATAAACCCAGCAACAGAACAAGTAATAAAAAGTTATACATACATGTCTAAAGAAGAAGCATTAAAAGCTGTAGAAAACTGTAATAGTGCTTTTTTAAATTGGAAAACAGAATCTTTAGAAGATAGAGCAAAAATTATAAAAGCTATTGGTGAAAAACTAAAAGCTAATAAGGATGACTTAGCTAATTTAATGACTACCGAAATGGGTAAATTAGTGAAGCAAAGTCACCAAGAAATTGAGCTTTGTGCTGGTATTTGCGAGTATACTGCAACTCAAGGTTTAAAAAAGTTAGAAGATGAAGAAAGAGAATTGCCAAATGGAGGCAAAGGTATTATTACGTACTCACCATTAGGAGTTATTTATGGTATTCAACCATGGAATTTTCCTTTATACCAAGTTATTCGCTACGCAATTGTAAACTTAATGGCTGGAAATGGTGTGTTATTAAAGCATGCTAAAAATGTTACTGGGTGTGCACTTAAAATTCAAGAAATATTTAAAGAAGCAGGATTACCAGAAAATTTATTTACAGTATTAATTATAGATCACGGCACATCTGATGAAATTATAAAAAACGACTTTGTTAGAGGTGTAACCTTAACTGGTAGTTCTGGAGCAGGTAGAAAAGTAGCAGAAAATGCAGGTAAAGCGTTAAAGAAAACAGTATTAGAATTAGGTAGTAATGACGCCTATTTAGTACTTGATGATGCAAATATTGAAAAAGCAGTAAAAACATGTGTACAAGGTCGAGTTTATAATAATGGAGAAACTTGTGTCGCAGCAAAACGTTTTATTGTTGTAGAAAGCGTATACGAAGATTTCAAAAAAGGTTTTGTAGAAGCCATAAGTAACGTAACATATGGAGATCCAATGGATTCAAATTCTAAAATAGGACCTATGGCAAGAGAAGATTTAAGAGATAAAATTCACGATCAAGTAAAAGAGAGTATAGATAAAGGAGCTAAAGCACTTTGTGGTGGTGAGATACCAGAAGAAAAAGGCTATTATTATCCTTCTACTGTTTTAGATAATGTTACTCCAGGACAACCAGCTTATGATGATGAGCTATTTGGTCCTGTTGCATCACTAATTAAAGCAAAAGATAATGAAGACGCTATGCGCATTGCAAACGATAGTCGTTTTGGTTTAGGTGGTGGCATTTTTACAGAAGACGAAGATAAAGCTATAGACTTAGCTAAAAATCATTTCGATACAGGAATGGTAAATATAAATTCTTTTGGTTTAGCGCATCCAAATATGCCTTTTGGTGGTATAAAAAATTCTGGATATGGTAGAGAACATGGAGGATTTGGTATTCATGAATTTGTAAACACAAAATCAATTTTATTAAATAATAAGAAATAA